A section of the Bradyrhizobium oligotrophicum S58 genome encodes:
- a CDS encoding acyltransferase family protein — MRSTDHRPDIDCLRAFAVLSVIAFHYDVSPFRSGYVGVDMFFVISGFLITRIIHAEVRDGTFSFAAFYQHRARRILPAALAMLGVTLLGASVILLPRDTVSVAQQALAMLAFCSNILLWSQQGYFDAAAITKPLLHTWSLGVEEQYYVLFPVLALAVFRLRRPLMLASLATICALSLLLCVIQTRTQPGAAFYLLPARAWQLMLGALLAVEALPALRSEWLKVGVAALGWIALGASVNIYSPHTPYPGVAALLPCLGTAAVIWANPAPSKAVLTMARPMIVVGLWSYSLYLWHWPVVSFATAIWGPPSSGTDKLALLGACTTLALTSFYLIEQPGRRAAWPITARALAATGAAALAASAIVIWSSGFPARLSPQQQALAGFLSYDHTSIYEDGTCFLSPGQTFEALQPACLARGRRATVLLWGDSHAAHLAYGLKRALPQATLLRATMAQCAPYQEPGQSAACTDYNGRLPGLVRDLAPDTVILSGNWTRTAMAPAARASLLATIRSISDAGSKVLVVGPSPQFDRPLPHLLIAAQRFGVGADGHVPELIGEVDAFLRALLKDAPQTNYVSLLALLCPGKDCMLQASDGAPIAWDDGHFTAQGSELAAARIVAAAPRLAASLTRESEAENE; from the coding sequence TTGCGTTCAACCGATCATCGCCCCGACATCGACTGCCTGCGCGCCTTCGCCGTCCTGTCGGTGATCGCGTTTCACTACGACGTCTCGCCGTTCCGCAGCGGCTATGTCGGCGTCGACATGTTCTTCGTCATCTCGGGCTTCCTGATCACGCGGATCATTCATGCCGAGGTCCGGGACGGGACGTTCTCGTTTGCGGCGTTCTACCAGCACCGCGCCCGCCGGATCCTGCCCGCGGCGCTCGCCATGCTTGGCGTCACCCTGCTCGGCGCCAGCGTGATCCTGCTGCCGCGGGATACGGTGTCGGTGGCGCAGCAGGCGCTGGCCATGCTCGCCTTCTGCTCCAACATCCTGCTTTGGTCGCAGCAGGGGTATTTCGACGCCGCCGCCATCACCAAGCCGCTGCTGCACACCTGGTCGCTCGGTGTCGAGGAGCAGTACTATGTCCTGTTTCCCGTCCTCGCGCTGGCGGTCTTCAGGCTGAGGCGCCCGCTGATGCTCGCGAGCCTTGCAACCATCTGCGCGCTCTCGTTGCTGCTCTGCGTGATCCAGACCAGGACCCAGCCGGGCGCCGCGTTCTATCTGCTGCCGGCGCGCGCCTGGCAGCTCATGCTCGGCGCGCTGCTTGCCGTGGAGGCCCTGCCGGCCCTGCGCAGCGAATGGCTCAAGGTCGGCGTGGCCGCGCTGGGGTGGATCGCGCTCGGCGCCTCGGTCAACATCTACTCGCCGCACACGCCCTACCCCGGTGTTGCGGCGCTCCTGCCCTGCCTCGGCACCGCCGCCGTGATCTGGGCCAACCCGGCCCCGAGCAAGGCCGTGCTCACAATGGCGCGGCCGATGATCGTGGTCGGGCTGTGGTCCTACTCGCTCTATCTCTGGCACTGGCCGGTCGTCTCGTTCGCCACCGCCATCTGGGGACCGCCGAGCTCGGGCACGGACAAGCTCGCATTGCTCGGCGCCTGCACGACATTGGCGCTGACGAGCTTCTATCTCATCGAGCAGCCGGGCCGCCGTGCCGCGTGGCCGATCACGGCGCGTGCGCTGGCGGCGACGGGCGCGGCCGCGCTCGCGGCCAGCGCGATCGTGATCTGGTCGTCCGGCTTTCCCGCACGGTTGTCGCCGCAGCAGCAGGCCCTGGCCGGCTTCCTCAGCTACGACCACACCAGCATCTATGAGGATGGCACCTGCTTCCTGAGCCCGGGCCAGACATTCGAGGCGTTGCAGCCCGCCTGCCTCGCGCGGGGCCGGCGTGCCACCGTCCTGCTGTGGGGCGACAGCCACGCCGCGCATCTCGCTTACGGGCTGAAACGCGCTCTGCCGCAGGCCACGCTGCTGCGCGCGACGATGGCGCAATGCGCGCCTTACCAGGAACCGGGCCAGTCGGCCGCCTGCACCGACTACAATGGCCGGCTGCCCGGGCTGGTGCGCGATCTCGCCCCCGACACCGTGATCCTTTCGGGCAATTGGACGCGCACCGCGATGGCGCCGGCCGCGCGCGCGAGCCTGCTCGCCACGATCAGGAGCATTTCCGATGCCGGCAGCAAAGTCCTCGTGGTCGGACCGAGCCCGCAATTCGACCGGCCGTTGCCGCACCTCCTGATCGCGGCGCAACGCTTCGGCGTGGGCGCCGATGGCCACGTGCCTGAGCTGATCGGCGAGGTCGACGCCTTCCTGCGCGCGTTGCTGAAGGACGCGCCGCAGACGAACTACGTGTCGCTGCTCGCGCTGCTCTGTCCCGGCAAGGATTGCATGTTGCAGGCCTCCGACGGCGCCCCGATCGCCTGGGACGACGGCCATTTCACGGCACAAGGATCGGAGCTCGCGGCAGCCCGCATCGTCGCCGCCGCACCGCGGCTTGCCGCTTCGCTCACGCGCGAAAGCGAAGCCGAAAACGAATAG
- a CDS encoding acyltransferase family protein, with the protein MERSHRADIDALRAIAVVVVILFHLRITGFEAGFAGVDVFFVISGYLITGQILRDVRAGRFSLSEFYLRRARRILPALVTTIALTFAVGWLFLSPEALRQLAKEATHGLLSISNIQYWREASAYFAPSADQLPLLHLWSLSLEVQFYALAPLLLIWACRSGHVFRAIAAIGLLSFAAAAIWLPHDPDAVFFLTPFRVFEFALGALAIPLEARLAPSPRARSILAACGDVVLFGSLVVIGRAQAYAGVAALAPCLAAAIIIAANAPTSLLMARPVRAIGLASYSLYLVHWPVIFFVRFIFGEVAQTPLALAAQLALTAGVAALMFVAVEQPLRRLPWPRWTQVASFATVLIIGAALTHVTFRANGVASRLPEDQLALFQLQGFGLNKCGRAAGRMCAFGDLEGTRGVELLGDSYVQQYVAALDEPLKSRGMIGHVSTMSGCPTLAGLTAEGPRAKVCAELRDSELPRIQQSRADFVVIGQAWQQYLDLGDGPEAQARNAEVAGHLAETIRLLDRPGRHFLVIGGQVRPVNCAFDQLRMLPGPRWHAPAKPCDAVPRAEAMAANRTIDAVLAQAIMPLAKVALLRPTEVYCDQDCPVVQDGVWLFQDAGHFTVAGAQRMGERAAPIFAAFLSDD; encoded by the coding sequence TTGGAACGCAGTCATCGTGCTGACATCGATGCCCTCAGGGCGATCGCCGTCGTCGTCGTCATTCTGTTTCACCTGAGAATCACTGGCTTCGAAGCGGGCTTCGCCGGCGTCGACGTCTTCTTCGTCATCTCGGGCTATCTGATCACCGGCCAGATCCTGCGCGACGTCAGGGCAGGGCGGTTCTCGCTGTCCGAGTTCTATCTGCGGCGGGCGCGGCGCATCCTGCCGGCGCTGGTCACGACGATCGCTCTGACCTTCGCCGTCGGCTGGCTGTTCCTGTCGCCCGAAGCCCTGCGCCAGCTGGCGAAGGAGGCGACGCACGGGCTGTTGTCGATCTCCAACATTCAGTATTGGCGCGAGGCGAGCGCCTATTTCGCACCGAGCGCGGACCAGCTGCCGCTGTTGCATCTGTGGTCGTTGTCGCTGGAGGTGCAGTTCTACGCGCTGGCGCCGCTGCTGCTGATATGGGCCTGCCGCAGCGGGCATGTCTTCCGCGCCATCGCCGCGATCGGGCTGTTGTCGTTTGCGGCTGCCGCAATCTGGCTGCCGCATGATCCGGACGCCGTGTTCTTCCTGACGCCGTTCCGGGTGTTCGAATTCGCACTCGGCGCGCTCGCCATACCGCTGGAAGCGCGCCTCGCGCCGTCACCGCGGGCACGCTCCATCCTGGCCGCCTGCGGCGACGTCGTCCTGTTCGGCAGCCTGGTCGTCATCGGCCGCGCCCAGGCCTATGCCGGTGTCGCGGCGCTCGCGCCATGCCTCGCGGCTGCAATCATCATCGCGGCCAATGCGCCGACGTCGCTGCTGATGGCCCGTCCGGTGCGCGCCATCGGCCTCGCCTCCTATTCGCTCTATCTCGTGCATTGGCCCGTCATCTTCTTCGTCCGCTTCATCTTCGGCGAGGTCGCGCAGACGCCGCTGGCACTTGCGGCCCAGCTCGCGCTGACGGCCGGTGTGGCTGCGCTGATGTTCGTTGCCGTCGAGCAGCCGCTGCGGCGGCTCCCCTGGCCGCGCTGGACGCAGGTGGCAAGCTTTGCGACCGTGCTCATCATCGGAGCAGCGCTGACCCACGTGACCTTCCGTGCCAATGGCGTCGCCTCGCGCCTGCCGGAAGATCAGCTCGCGCTATTCCAGCTGCAGGGCTTCGGCCTGAACAAATGTGGCCGGGCGGCAGGTCGCATGTGTGCGTTCGGCGATCTCGAAGGCACGCGCGGCGTCGAGCTGCTCGGCGATTCCTACGTCCAGCAATATGTCGCGGCGCTGGATGAACCGTTGAAGTCGCGCGGCATGATCGGGCACGTCTCCACCATGAGCGGCTGCCCGACGCTCGCCGGCCTGACCGCAGAAGGACCGCGCGCGAAAGTCTGTGCGGAGCTGCGTGACAGCGAGTTGCCGCGTATCCAGCAGTCGCGGGCCGATTTCGTCGTGATCGGCCAGGCGTGGCAGCAATATCTCGACCTCGGCGACGGGCCGGAGGCGCAGGCCCGCAACGCCGAAGTGGCCGGTCATCTGGCCGAGACGATCCGCCTGCTCGATCGGCCCGGCCGCCACTTCCTCGTGATCGGCGGCCAGGTCCGGCCGGTGAACTGCGCCTTCGATCAACTGCGCATGCTGCCGGGCCCACGCTGGCATGCACCGGCCAAGCCGTGCGACGCCGTGCCGAGGGCCGAGGCGATGGCGGCGAACCGGACCATCGATGCGGTGCTGGCGCAGGCGATCATGCCGCTCGCCAAGGTGGCGCTGTTGAGGCCGACGGAGGTCTATTGCGACCAGGATTGTCCGGTCGTCCAGGACGGCGTGTGGCTGTTCCAGGATGCCGGTCATTTCACGGTGGCGGGCGCGCAGCGCATGGGCGAGCGCGCGGCGCCGATCTTTGCGGCCTTTCTCTCGGACGATTAG